In Candidatus Sulfurimonas marisnigri, a single genomic region encodes these proteins:
- the mnmA gene encoding tRNA 2-thiouridine(34) synthase MnmA — protein sequence MKKRVLVGMSGGVDSTVSALLLKDEGYELEGVYMKLHSNSGYHEIHQARAQKAADFVGMKLHILDLQETFNEKVFQPFINTYAQGKTPNPCALCNRNLKFGEMVSFADKIGADFIATGHYIKTDGEYFYEAIDDTKDQSYFLFYVQKEILTRLLFPLGDRKKSDIKELAASIMGLESFASQGESNEICFVDTTYTDVLKDYVDVDKLGEVLDIDGNVVGEHKGYMHYTIGKRKGFTVKGAHDPHYVVDISADKNQITVGKKNDLLCSSVVLSNLNMFTNKTEFDTTVKLRFRTKAVHCHVVIKDDKAYVALKESVFGVAKGQAAVFYDKNKLIGGGWIEQN from the coding sequence ATGAAAAAGAGAGTATTAGTAGGGATGAGCGGTGGAGTTGACTCAACTGTCTCAGCATTACTTTTAAAAGATGAAGGTTATGAGTTGGAGGGAGTATATATGAAGCTCCACTCTAACTCAGGCTATCACGAAATCCATCAAGCACGAGCACAAAAAGCTGCTGATTTTGTAGGGATGAAACTACATATATTAGATCTCCAAGAAACATTTAACGAAAAAGTATTTCAACCATTTATTAATACCTATGCTCAAGGTAAAACACCAAATCCTTGTGCTTTGTGCAATAGAAATTTAAAATTTGGTGAGATGGTTTCCTTCGCAGATAAAATTGGAGCTGACTTTATAGCAACAGGTCATTACATCAAAACAGATGGTGAATATTTTTATGAGGCTATTGATGATACAAAAGATCAAAGCTATTTTCTATTTTATGTGCAAAAAGAGATTTTAACAAGATTGCTTTTTCCACTTGGAGATAGAAAAAAAAGTGATATTAAAGAACTAGCCGCATCTATTATGGGATTAGAGTCATTTGCTTCTCAAGGGGAATCAAATGAAATTTGCTTTGTTGATACAACATATACTGATGTGTTAAAAGATTATGTTGATGTAGATAAGCTAGGTGAAGTTTTAGATATAGATGGTAATGTTGTAGGGGAACATAAAGGTTATATGCACTATACAATTGGAAAAAGAAAAGGTTTTACAGTTAAAGGTGCTCATGATCCTCATTATGTAGTTGATATAAGTGCTGATAAGAATCAAATAACTGTTGGCAAAAAAAATGATCTTCTTTGTAGTAGTGTAGTTTTAAGTAATCTTAATATGTTTACAAATAAAACTGAATTCGATACAACAGTAAAATTGCGCTTTAGAACAAAAGCGGTGCATTGCCATGTAGTTATAAAAGATGATAAAGCATATGTTGCATTAAAAGAGAGTGTTTTTGGTGTGGCAAAAGGTCAAGCGGCTGTATTTTATGACAAAAATAAATTAATTGGCGGCGGCTGGATAGAGCAAAACTAA
- a CDS encoding TIGR00730 family Rossman fold protein, whose translation MQHNKNDLIKKYTKEIKSGDVWSVFKIIADFVKGFDELGELGPSVTVFGSARTDKNDIYYKKAQKLGSLLGARGFNVMTGGGPGIMEAANRGAHKHEVESIGLNIDLPFEQVANPYTSKELSFDYFFSRKVMLVKYSIAYVIFPGGYGTLDELFEALTLIQTRKVTGVKVFIVGVEFYTPLMDFIKTKLLEAGMIDEEDIDLISMTDDLECIANEIEESLLEQIRVLKEVGLGDTSYYKSLLEFSLNKNIKSK comes from the coding sequence ATGCAACATAATAAAAATGATCTAATAAAAAAGTATACGAAAGAGATAAAGTCAGGCGACGTTTGGAGTGTATTCAAAATAATTGCTGATTTTGTAAAAGGTTTTGATGAGCTTGGTGAACTAGGACCTTCAGTAACTGTTTTTGGTAGTGCAAGAACAGATAAAAATGATATATATTATAAAAAAGCACAGAAGCTTGGGTCACTTTTAGGCGCAAGAGGGTTTAATGTAATGACAGGTGGTGGACCTGGTATTATGGAGGCAGCTAACAGAGGTGCACATAAACATGAAGTAGAGTCAATTGGTTTAAACATAGATCTTCCTTTTGAGCAGGTTGCAAATCCATATACTTCAAAAGAGTTAAGTTTTGACTACTTTTTTTCAAGAAAAGTAATGTTGGTTAAGTACTCTATAGCATATGTTATTTTCCCCGGTGGTTATGGCACTTTAGATGAACTGTTCGAAGCATTAACTTTAATTCAGACTAGAAAAGTTACAGGCGTAAAAGTTTTTATTGTAGGAGTTGAATTTTATACACCACTAATGGATTTTATAAAAACAAAGTTGTTAGAAGCTGGTATGATTGATGAAGAAGACATAGATTTAATTAGCATGACTGATGACTTAGAATGTATTGCTAATGAGATTGAAGAGTCTTTATTAGAACAGATTCGTGTACTTAAAGAGGTTGGATTAGGTGATACTTCATATTATAAATCACTTTTAGAGTTCTCTTTAAACAAAAATATAAAAAGCAAATAG
- the fliY gene encoding flagellar motor switch protein FliY yields MSDFMKLFEDETVGTVEALIGQAPAFTLKEEQKLSIVSNIIPPIVLLKITISGDVYASAMLALTPNLATTLSDMMMGEENSDREDVSDDDLDAAKEIASNIFGAISNSLSAQKELPVLSFSIDSIELIPEDTEVSLDKFTKMFVYNFSIGNMKSLFMFIIDESLENSIFGLKEAFKEDNLSNVIDSTQRGGSNVSLDNAEMSNISLIMDVKLPVKVRIGKKKMLLKDVLNMDIGSVIELNQLANDPLEILVDDHVIAEGEVVIVDGNFGVQITTIGTKKEILNQLKS; encoded by the coding sequence ATGAGTGATTTTATGAAACTGTTTGAAGATGAAACAGTTGGAACGGTTGAGGCATTAATTGGTCAAGCTCCTGCATTTACTTTAAAGGAGGAGCAAAAGCTTAGTATTGTCTCAAATATTATTCCTCCAATAGTACTTCTTAAAATCACTATTAGTGGTGATGTTTATGCTTCAGCAATGCTTGCTTTAACGCCAAATTTAGCAACTACACTCTCGGATATGATGATGGGTGAAGAAAATAGCGATAGAGAAGATGTAAGTGATGATGACTTAGATGCTGCAAAAGAGATAGCATCAAATATTTTTGGAGCTATCTCAAACAGTCTCTCAGCTCAAAAAGAGTTACCAGTATTGTCTTTTAGTATAGATAGTATTGAATTGATTCCAGAAGATACTGAAGTTTCTCTAGATAAATTTACTAAAATGTTTGTTTATAACTTCAGCATTGGAAATATGAAGTCTCTTTTTATGTTTATAATAGATGAAAGTTTGGAAAATTCTATATTTGGGTTAAAGGAAGCATTTAAAGAAGATAACTTATCAAATGTTATAGACTCTACCCAAAGAGGTGGTTCAAATGTTTCTTTAGACAATGCTGAAATGAGTAATATATCATTGATAATGGATGTAAAACTTCCTGTTAAAGTGAGAATAGGAAAAAAGAAAATGCTTTTAAAAGATGTTCTTAATATGGATATCGGCTCAGTAATTGAGTTAAATCAATTAGCTAATGATCCTTTGGAAATATTAGTTGATGATCATGTTATTGCTGAGGGAGAAGTTGTTATTGTGGATGGTAATTTCGGTGTTCAAATAACCACTATTGGTACAAAAAAAGAGATATTAAACCAACTAAAATCATAG
- a CDS encoding trypsin-like peptidase domain-containing protein — protein sequence MNTQVILETYIENIIQIMTPYGTGTGFIIDDLIITNSHVVSGLKEIVISSKKVPRTIAKVVYDDPYYDLAFISFDFETPKNPLKLTTSLVGNGDTTIAIGHPYGLNYTATEGIVSRASRLQGDLEYIQIDAAINPGNSGGPLLNVDGDVIGVNTFIIQNANNLGFSLPYFYVKEALENFKKVNKENIIKCPSCKNLTNEEDIVNDYCPACGVKLEVAKQRRKGYIPTGATKMMEDILTSLNINVTLARRSQASWRIDNGTARVEISYYENGIIIGETKLCAIPNKNIDEIYDYMLHENQKLSYLRFSINENSIYLSYLIIDSSLTLKEGKVALERLFDYSNKYDDILINKYGAILQKRDEED from the coding sequence ATGAATACTCAGGTAATCCTCGAAACATATATTGAAAATATCATACAGATTATGACGCCTTATGGAACCGGTACCGGTTTTATTATAGATGATTTAATTATTACAAACTCACATGTAGTTTCTGGTCTAAAAGAGATTGTAATTAGTTCTAAAAAAGTTCCCAGAACTATTGCAAAAGTTGTTTATGATGACCCATACTATGATTTAGCTTTTATCAGTTTTGACTTTGAAACACCAAAAAATCCTTTAAAACTAACAACTAGTTTAGTGGGAAATGGAGACACTACAATAGCAATCGGTCACCCATACGGTCTTAACTATACTGCAACAGAGGGAATAGTCTCCAGAGCGTCAAGACTTCAAGGTGATTTAGAGTATATACAGATAGATGCAGCGATAAATCCTGGAAACAGCGGTGGACCACTTCTTAACGTTGATGGAGATGTAATAGGTGTAAATACTTTTATTATTCAAAATGCAAACAATTTAGGTTTTTCACTCCCCTATTTTTATGTTAAAGAAGCACTTGAAAATTTCAAAAAGGTAAACAAAGAAAATATTATCAAATGCCCATCATGTAAAAATCTCACAAATGAAGAGGATATTGTCAATGACTATTGCCCTGCATGTGGAGTCAAGCTTGAAGTAGCAAAACAAAGAAGAAAAGGCTATATTCCGACAGGTGCTACAAAAATGATGGAAGACATACTTACCTCATTAAATATAAATGTAACTTTAGCAAGAAGAAGCCAGGCATCTTGGAGAATAGACAATGGAACTGCGAGAGTGGAAATAAGCTATTATGAGAATGGTATTATAATAGGTGAAACAAAACTATGTGCGATTCCAAATAAAAATATAGATGAGATATATGATTATATGCTTCACGAAAATCAAAAACTTTCATATCTGCGATTTTCTATAAACGAGAACAGCATATATCTATCATACCTTATTATAGACTCATCTTTAACCCTCAAAGAGGGAAAAGTAGCGCTTGAAAGGTTATTTGATTATTCTAATAAATATGATGATATTTTAATTAATAAATACGGAGCGATACTGCAAAAAAGAGACGAGGAGGATTAA
- a CDS encoding endonuclease/exonuclease/phosphatase family protein: MKIATYNIENLFDLEKEGYKYKEYKPYGKSLWNKKNYKIKLQNISHVIKDIDADIIALQEVHSLKALKDLRFALKQKGVYYQYYSIADKKNTAIKVAILSKIPFIYSKELSVTTSYKYRNILETKFKINNKELYILTNHWKSKAGPESMRIVSAKTLRNRISQIGYDKNIILLGDFNSHYEEYILFKRKRKHNDTNGKTGINHVLRTLKQTQKSPDTRYEKKNFYNLWYDEEKEDSYSYIFKGKKEALDNILISQSLLDKEGISYIKDSITNFDKKYLFKKKSIYRWQVSRAKIPKHKGAGYSDHLPVIAKFFVK, translated from the coding sequence TTGAAAATAGCAACATATAATATTGAGAATCTCTTTGACTTGGAAAAAGAAGGATATAAATATAAAGAGTACAAACCATATGGAAAATCTCTTTGGAATAAAAAAAACTACAAAATAAAACTACAAAATATATCACATGTAATCAAAGATATAGATGCCGATATAATTGCTCTTCAAGAAGTTCATTCCCTTAAAGCACTGAAAGATTTAAGGTTTGCACTAAAACAAAAAGGCGTATATTACCAATACTACTCTATTGCAGATAAAAAAAATACAGCAATAAAAGTAGCTATATTAAGTAAAATTCCCTTTATATACTCGAAGGAACTCAGCGTAACAACATCTTATAAATACAGAAATATACTAGAGACAAAATTTAAAATAAATAATAAAGAGTTGTATATATTAACAAATCATTGGAAATCAAAAGCCGGACCAGAGAGTATGAGGATAGTATCTGCAAAAACTTTGAGAAATAGAATTAGTCAAATTGGCTATGACAAAAATATCATCCTACTTGGAGACTTCAACTCTCACTATGAAGAATATATATTGTTTAAACGAAAAAGAAAACACAACGATACAAATGGAAAGACAGGAATAAATCATGTGCTTAGAACTCTAAAACAAACTCAAAAATCACCAGATACAAGATATGAAAAGAAGAACTTCTATAACCTTTGGTATGATGAAGAAAAAGAAGATAGTTACTCATATATATTTAAGGGTAAAAAAGAGGCTCTTGATAATATATTGATCTCCCAATCACTTTTAGATAAAGAAGGAATATCATATATTAAAGACAGCATAACAAACTTTGATAAAAAATATCTCTTTAAAAAGAAAAGTATTTATAGATGGCAGGTAAGTCGTGCAAAAATTCCAAAACATAAAGGTGCAGGCTACTCAGACCACTTACCAGTTATAGCAAAGTTTTTTGTGAAGTAA
- a CDS encoding uracil-DNA glycosylase, whose protein sequence is MLLNTEWSSLFDDELHSSYFKELQNFIDIEYKNKIIFPEYENIFRAFNLISPQKIKVVIIGQDPYHGVNQANGLAFSVCDKCKIPPSLKNIFTELVDDIRCDTPANGNLTKWAKEGVLLINTVLTVEKAKPNSHKNMGWEIFTNSVIKKLSYEYENIVFILWGGPSQKKESLIDTTKHFILKAPHPSPLSSYRGFFGSKPFSQANIYLKANGRKEIDWCLTSQKTLL, encoded by the coding sequence ATGCTACTAAATACTGAATGGTCATCTTTATTTGATGATGAATTACACTCTAGTTATTTCAAAGAATTACAAAATTTTATAGATATAGAGTATAAAAACAAGATTATATTCCCAGAATATGAAAATATATTTAGAGCTTTTAATTTAATATCTCCTCAAAAAATAAAAGTTGTAATTATTGGACAGGACCCATATCATGGAGTTAATCAGGCTAATGGTTTGGCATTTTCTGTGTGTGATAAATGCAAAATTCCTCCATCACTAAAAAATATTTTTACAGAGTTGGTTGATGATATTCGCTGTGATACTCCTGCAAATGGAAATTTGACTAAATGGGCGAAAGAGGGAGTACTTCTTATAAATACTGTATTGACAGTAGAAAAAGCAAAGCCTAATTCTCATAAAAATATGGGATGGGAAATATTTACTAATAGTGTAATAAAAAAGTTATCGTATGAGTATGAAAATATAGTTTTTATACTCTGGGGCGGACCATCACAAAAAAAAGAGTCTTTAATCGATACTACAAAGCATTTTATTCTAAAAGCTCCACATCCTTCGCCTCTTTCATCATATAGAGGTTTCTTTGGCTCTAAGCCATTCTCTCAAGCTAATATTTATTTAAAAGCTAATGGCAGGAAAGAGATAGACTGGTGTCTTACTTCACAAAAAACTTTGCTATAA
- the fliM gene encoding flagellar motor switch protein FliM translates to MADILSQEEIDALLDVVDDEGDDALEGSDDELGHQRQVTLYDFKRPNRVSKEQLRAFRGVHDKMARSLASQISAIMRSIVEIQLHSVDQMTYGEFLMSLPNPTSFNVFSIKPLEGSGIIEINPSIAFPMLDRLLGGKGEPFDASREFSDIELSLFETILRVMMATLKEAWAPVMDIFPVVDSKESSPNVVQIVAQNEIVVMVVMEIIIGQSSGMMNICYPVIALEPILPKLASRDLMLNESTSRKKSRNTELQVLLGGAKVEVQAMLGRTEISLRELLELQNGDIVRLTSSADDIVTLSVDGKDRFKGQIGLRRFRKSIQITEIIDTEKDAVKRALENFETSRQEKISGVKAMIDKDQDEERTYEE, encoded by the coding sequence ATGGCAGATATACTTTCACAAGAGGAGATAGATGCTCTTTTAGATGTAGTTGATGACGAAGGGGATGATGCCCTTGAGGGATCAGACGATGAGCTAGGCCACCAAAGACAAGTCACACTTTACGATTTTAAAAGACCAAATAGAGTCTCAAAAGAGCAGCTTCGTGCATTTCGTGGAGTGCATGATAAAATGGCAAGATCTTTAGCTTCGCAAATATCTGCAATTATGCGCTCAATTGTTGAAATTCAGCTTCATTCAGTTGACCAAATGACATATGGCGAATTTTTGATGTCACTTCCAAATCCTACAAGTTTTAATGTTTTTTCAATTAAGCCGTTAGAAGGAAGTGGAATTATAGAGATAAATCCATCCATCGCTTTTCCAATGCTTGATCGTCTTCTCGGCGGCAAAGGTGAGCCATTTGATGCAAGTCGTGAGTTTTCTGATATAGAACTTAGTCTATTTGAAACTATACTTCGAGTAATGATGGCTACACTCAAGGAAGCTTGGGCTCCTGTTATGGATATATTTCCTGTCGTAGATTCTAAAGAGTCAAGTCCTAATGTTGTGCAAATTGTTGCTCAAAATGAGATAGTTGTAATGGTTGTAATGGAGATTATAATTGGACAAAGTTCTGGAATGATGAATATATGTTATCCAGTTATTGCGCTTGAACCAATTTTACCAAAGCTAGCAAGTAGAGATTTGATGCTTAATGAAAGCACTAGTAGAAAAAAGAGCAGAAATACAGAGTTGCAAGTTCTTCTTGGTGGAGCAAAAGTTGAAGTACAAGCGATGCTTGGGAGAACTGAAATTAGTTTGAGAGAACTTTTAGAATTGCAAAATGGTGACATTGTTAGACTTACAAGTTCTGCTGATGACATAGTGACTTTGAGTGTTGATGGTAAAGATAGGTTTAAAGGTCAAATAGGACTAAGAAGATTTAGAAAATCTATTCAAATCACAGAGATAATAGATACTGAAAAAGATGCAGTAAAGAGAGCTCTTGAGAATTTTGAGACATCAAGACAAGAAAAAATATCTGGTGTAAAAGCAATGATTGATAAAGATCAAGATGAAGAGAGAACATATGAGGAGTAG
- a CDS encoding RNA polymerase sigma factor FliA: MLSAYTQEVKHKEDELALQYLPAVKAMSFRLKERLPSSVDYMDLSAIGTEELIKLARRYDEKLNDSFWGYAKKRVYGAMLDYLRSLDIVSRASRKLIKAIDYAVEEYRLTNDEEPTDEELATILDESVEKIHDARIASTIYAVMPLHDQLNVGDEGASIAMIEKEELINIIKTVLGAYSEREQLIIQFYYFEELTLKEISEILNITESRISQIHKSVIHKIKESVGA, encoded by the coding sequence ATGCTTAGTGCATACACACAAGAAGTTAAGCATAAAGAAGATGAGCTTGCCTTGCAGTACCTACCTGCGGTTAAAGCAATGTCGTTTAGGCTCAAAGAGAGGCTCCCAAGCTCTGTTGATTATATGGACCTCTCAGCTATCGGAACAGAAGAACTTATAAAGTTAGCTAGAAGATATGATGAAAAATTAAATGATTCTTTTTGGGGCTATGCTAAAAAAAGAGTCTATGGGGCAATGCTTGATTATCTTAGAAGTTTAGATATAGTAAGTCGTGCCAGCAGAAAGCTTATTAAAGCCATTGATTATGCTGTAGAAGAGTATAGGCTTACTAATGATGAGGAGCCAACAGATGAAGAGTTGGCAACTATTTTGGACGAAAGCGTAGAAAAAATTCATGATGCTAGGATTGCCTCAACAATATATGCAGTTATGCCTCTTCATGACCAACTTAATGTTGGTGATGAGGGTGCATCTATAGCAATGATAGAAAAAGAAGAACTTATTAACATTATTAAAACAGTTCTTGGTGCGTATAGCGAAAGAGAACAATTGATAATACAATTTTATTATTTTGAAGAGTTGACACTTAAAGAGATAAGTGAAATTTTAAATATTACAGAATCAAGAATTTCACAAATTCACAAATCAGTTATTCATAAAATTAAAGAAAGTGTAGGGGCATAG
- a CDS encoding tetratricopeptide repeat protein produces the protein MNFLNLKLVIILFAITFNLIASDIEKGTRAYINKDYKNAFILLEPLASNGDERALYMLGNMHYAGKGTNKDKKKAVLFWHRAAEGGYLRSEYKLGNAYYKGEGAKLDKAKAFEWYKKSAIHGSSKSQMLLASMYDSGDGVKKNQTEALLWYEKAANAGNLGAQFLLAMKYEKGEGVTKDLKKSFYWYKKAADAGDAAAQSFLATMYESGNGAISDFKKAFDLYEKSATQGYPRSEHRLGMMYYDGVGMPQDKEKAQFWVKKAADKGDMFAQSSLGAIYCKINQDHKHPEQGYKHSEHEDKH, from the coding sequence ATGAATTTTTTGAATTTAAAATTAGTGATAATATTATTTGCAATAACATTTAATTTAATAGCATCAGATATAGAAAAAGGTACAAGAGCGTATATTAATAAAGATTATAAAAATGCATTTATTTTACTTGAACCACTTGCAAGTAATGGTGATGAAAGAGCTCTTTATATGCTTGGTAATATGCATTATGCCGGTAAGGGGACAAATAAAGACAAGAAAAAAGCAGTTCTTTTTTGGCATAGAGCAGCAGAGGGTGGTTACCTGCGTTCAGAGTATAAACTTGGTAATGCTTATTACAAAGGTGAAGGGGCTAAGTTAGATAAAGCAAAAGCCTTTGAGTGGTATAAAAAATCAGCAATTCATGGAAGCTCAAAATCACAAATGCTACTTGCATCAATGTATGATTCTGGTGATGGAGTAAAGAAAAATCAAACTGAAGCTTTGCTTTGGTATGAAAAAGCTGCTAATGCTGGTAATTTAGGAGCGCAGTTTCTTTTAGCTATGAAATATGAAAAAGGTGAAGGTGTTACTAAGGACTTAAAAAAATCATTTTATTGGTACAAAAAAGCAGCTGATGCAGGTGATGCCGCCGCACAATCTTTTTTAGCAACAATGTATGAAAGTGGTAATGGCGCTATTAGTGATTTTAAAAAAGCATTTGATCTTTATGAAAAGTCTGCAACACAAGGTTATCCAAGATCTGAACATAGACTTGGCATGATGTATTATGATGGTGTAGGTATGCCTCAGGATAAAGAAAAAGCACAGTTTTGGGTGAAAAAAGCTGCCGATAAAGGGGATATGTTCGCACAATCTTCGCTTGGAGCAATTTATTGTAAAATAAATCAAGATCACAAGCACCCAGAGCAAGGGTATAAACACTCAGAGCATGAGGATAAACATTAA
- a CDS encoding M3 family metallopeptidase, which produces MSKFASVKVNLDDFISDLNKKTKANNLHVEKLLKIEYKTYKNFVKPLQMMEEYLEQFFTPLSHINSVNNSDKTQEIYADSLPIITEYSTKLSQNIDIYKAYKEIEENEKNTLNYEQKRVIELNILHLELSGAHLDDKTKERLQEIHIKKSELSNNFSQNLLNATNAYKYIITDEKDIEGLPQSDIENAKFEEDGIIKYKFTLQMPSYIAYMTYGKNAKIREELYKAYVTRSPENALIIDELLSLKNEMSNLLGFDNYASYSLASKMAKDEKSVVDFLQTLIINSKSQAQEELKELQSIAKEPLQSFDTAYYSEILKKEKYDLDEELYRPYFEQKSVVNGMFEFLNRLFGIKFEKTDEELWDKKAFSYNLHVEDKLVARLYLDLEARESKKGGAWMHNFQTHCLDENGDEQLASAFIVCNFPPSSDKNPSLLRHDDVVTLFHEMGHTIHHLLSNVNENEVSGVNGVEWDAVEFPSQFLENFAYEPHVLKLFAIHHETGEVIPDEMIDKLVRSKNFLSASGMLRQLEFSIFDFKLHSKIYQGEEVQYLLDSIREDTALIKTPSYNKFQNGFSHIFAGGYAAGYYSYKWAEVLSADAFFSVVDEGIFDSETAKKYLHVVLNGGGAKSMSELFKELMGREPNPDNLLRLNGIK; this is translated from the coding sequence ATGTCAAAGTTTGCGAGTGTTAAAGTTAATTTAGATGACTTTATAAGTGATTTAAACAAAAAGACTAAAGCTAATAATCTACATGTAGAAAAACTTTTAAAAATAGAATATAAAACATACAAAAACTTCGTAAAGCCATTGCAAATGATGGAAGAGTATCTGGAACAATTTTTCACTCCGCTGTCGCATATAAATTCAGTAAACAACTCTGATAAAACGCAAGAGATATATGCAGATTCTTTACCAATTATTACGGAGTACTCTACAAAATTATCTCAAAACATAGATATCTATAAAGCATATAAAGAGATAGAAGAAAATGAAAAAAACACACTAAATTATGAGCAAAAAAGAGTTATTGAACTTAATATTTTACACTTAGAACTAAGTGGTGCACACCTAGATGATAAGACTAAAGAGAGGCTTCAGGAGATACATATAAAAAAGAGTGAGCTCTCAAATAATTTTTCTCAAAATCTTTTAAACGCCACCAATGCCTATAAATACATAATTACTGACGAAAAAGATATAGAAGGGTTACCTCAAAGCGATATAGAAAATGCAAAGTTTGAAGAGGATGGAATAATAAAATATAAGTTTACACTTCAAATGCCATCATATATTGCCTATATGACATATGGTAAAAATGCAAAAATAAGAGAAGAACTATATAAAGCCTATGTAACAAGATCACCCGAAAATGCTTTGATTATCGATGAACTGCTAAGTTTAAAAAATGAGATGAGCAATCTTTTAGGTTTTGACAACTATGCCTCCTACTCCCTAGCCAGTAAAATGGCAAAAGATGAAAAAAGTGTTGTTGATTTTCTCCAAACACTTATTATAAATTCAAAATCTCAAGCACAAGAGGAGCTAAAAGAGCTTCAAAGCATTGCCAAAGAACCTCTGCAAAGTTTTGACACAGCTTACTACAGTGAAATCCTAAAAAAAGAAAAGTACGATTTGGATGAAGAGTTGTACCGTCCATATTTTGAGCAAAAAAGTGTTGTTAATGGTATGTTTGAATTTTTAAATAGACTATTTGGAATTAAATTTGAAAAGACAGATGAAGAGTTATGGGATAAAAAAGCATTCTCATACAATCTACATGTAGAAGATAAGCTTGTTGCTAGACTCTATTTAGATTTAGAAGCAAGAGAGAGTAAAAAAGGTGGTGCATGGATGCACAACTTCCAAACCCACTGCTTAGATGAAAATGGAGATGAGCAGTTAGCCTCAGCATTTATAGTATGTAATTTTCCACCATCTAGTGATAAAAATCCTTCTCTACTAAGACATGATGATGTAGTTACTCTATTTCATGAGATGGGTCATACAATTCATCATTTATTAAGTAATGTAAATGAAAATGAGGTTAGCGGTGTAAATGGTGTTGAGTGGGATGCGGTTGAGTTTCCATCACAATTTTTAGAAAACTTTGCCTATGAACCTCATGTTTTAAAACTATTTGCTATCCATCATGAAACTGGAGAGGTTATCCCAGACGAGATGATTGATAAACTAGTTAGAAGTAAAAACTTTCTCTCTGCATCAGGTATGCTTAGACAGCTAGAGTTTTCTATATTTGATTTTAAGCTTCACTCTAAAATCTATCAAGGCGAAGAAGTTCAATATTTACTAGATAGCATTAGAGAAGACACAGCACTAATCAAAACACCAAGTTACAACAAGTTCCAAAATGGCTTTTCACACATATTCGCAGGTGGTTACGCAGCTGGTTACTACAGCTACAAATGGGCTGAAGTTTTAAGTGCTGATGCATTTTTCAGTGTTGTAGACGAAGGGATATTTGACTCTGAAACCGCAAAAAAATACCTACATGTAGTTCTTAATGGTGGTGGTGCAAAAAGTATGAGCGAGCTCTTTAAAGAGCTTATGGGACGAGAACCAAATCCAGACAATTTACTAAGACTCAATGGCATTAAATAG